A genome region from Chthonomonas sp. includes the following:
- a CDS encoding Bax inhibitor-1/YccA family protein, with the protein MEPNRQQERKFLQVNNPAFREDAFDAGAVPAAEASTVNGAIGKTLFLLMLVLMTGVIGYAIPNIGIAIGCIIGTIVLGFVIGFKPHLAPSVSPVYALAQGYAVGVISFAINRAIGASIAERGGRGGASLIFNNAIPAAILGTALTVGVMLFLYKAQIIKVTETFKAVVLGATAAVFLLYLVVLALVFFVPSLQQMGIFRPTLTGILFSVLVIAIAAFNLILDFHWIDEAAAKRLPKYYEWYVGFGLMVTIVWLYVEILKLIWKLSARR; encoded by the coding sequence ATGGAGCCGAATAGACAACAAGAACGTAAGTTTTTACAAGTAAACAATCCTGCCTTTAGGGAGGATGCCTTCGACGCGGGTGCGGTTCCGGCCGCCGAGGCATCGACGGTCAACGGAGCCATCGGGAAGACTCTCTTCCTTCTGATGCTCGTGCTGATGACCGGCGTGATCGGCTACGCGATTCCGAATATTGGTATTGCCATTGGCTGCATCATCGGCACCATCGTGCTGGGTTTTGTGATAGGTTTCAAGCCCCATCTCGCACCATCAGTTTCGCCGGTGTACGCGCTGGCGCAGGGTTATGCGGTCGGTGTGATCAGCTTCGCGATCAACCGGGCGATTGGCGCTTCGATCGCGGAACGTGGCGGTCGCGGTGGCGCGAGCCTGATCTTCAACAACGCGATTCCCGCTGCGATTTTGGGCACCGCCCTGACGGTTGGCGTGATGCTGTTCCTCTATAAGGCGCAGATCATCAAGGTTACCGAGACGTTCAAGGCCGTAGTTCTTGGCGCGACGGCTGCGGTTTTTCTGCTGTATCTCGTGGTCCTCGCGCTTGTGTTCTTTGTCCCGTCGCTTCAGCAGATGGGCATCTTCCGGCCTACGTTGACAGGGATTTTGTTCAGCGTGTTGGTGATCGCGATCGCCGCGTTCAACTTGATCCTCGACTTCCACTGGATTGATGAAGCTGCCGCGAAGCGACTTCCGAAATACTATGAGTGGTATGTCGGTTTCGGCCTCATGGTCACCATCGTGTGGCTGTATGTTGAGATTCTCAAGCTCATTTGGAAGCTCAGCGCGCGTCGCTAA
- a CDS encoding MBL fold metallo-hydrolase, translating to MIFEVEPGRIWGIDSGLGHERCTAVYVLRAAAGWVLIDCSAAACSPRVLAGLAEIGVDALVGILPTHVHLDHAGGAGVISAQFPGAKVIAHPRAARHLANPSRLVAGAREVWGAERFAALYGETLPVPEDRLVVAEDGDEYFGLRFFDAPGHARHHYMVWDETSGTLFAGDAFGLAYEGGVSYPSSSPVQFDPDAARATIRQIVDLKPERVAIAHFGVLQDVAARAEQLIEMLDEFEAVARRYEREPDRVPRIREALRELHPPNANRERYETDIEINADGLDFWLRSQSAGYSKSS from the coding sequence ATGATTTTTGAGGTCGAGCCAGGCAGGATTTGGGGGATTGACTCCGGGCTCGGCCATGAGCGGTGCACCGCCGTTTACGTGTTGCGCGCGGCCGCGGGATGGGTGCTCATTGATTGCTCGGCGGCGGCATGCTCGCCTCGCGTGCTGGCCGGTTTGGCCGAAATCGGCGTGGATGCGTTGGTCGGGATTCTTCCGACGCACGTGCACTTGGATCATGCCGGGGGCGCGGGAGTGATTTCAGCGCAGTTTCCCGGCGCAAAGGTGATTGCGCATCCCCGCGCCGCGCGGCATCTCGCCAACCCGAGCCGCTTGGTGGCGGGCGCGCGGGAGGTATGGGGTGCGGAGCGGTTCGCCGCTCTCTACGGCGAGACTTTGCCGGTGCCGGAGGACCGCCTGGTGGTGGCCGAGGATGGCGACGAATACTTCGGGCTCAGGTTCTTCGACGCGCCGGGCCATGCCCGACACCACTACATGGTGTGGGATGAGACGAGCGGCACGCTCTTTGCTGGCGACGCGTTTGGCCTTGCCTACGAGGGCGGCGTCAGCTACCCGAGCAGCTCGCCGGTGCAGTTTGATCCGGACGCCGCGCGGGCAACGATTCGCCAGATCGTTGACCTCAAGCCGGAACGGGTAGCCATCGCTCACTTCGGCGTATTGCAAGATGTCGCGGCCCGGGCGGAGCAACTGATTGAGATGCTCGACGAGTTTGAAGCGGTTGCCCGGCGCTATGAGCGCGAACCGGACCGAGTGCCGCGCATTCGCGAGGCCCTTCGCGAACTGCATCCGCCGAACGCAAACCGCGAGCGCTACGAAACGGACATCGAAATCAACGCCGACGGCCTGGATTTCTGGTTGCGGAGTCAGTCCGCGGGATATAGTAAGTCATCATGA
- a CDS encoding YajQ family cyclic di-GMP-binding protein has translation MAAEFSFDIVSRVDKQEVRNAVDQAQKELGNRWDLKNTNTEIEFEKDEIELVAGDEMKLQMVRDILLSKFIKRSIDPRQVDFGKEEPASGMTVRQKVTFKVGIEQQKAKALVKQIKDTGMKVNAQIQGEEVRVSGKSKDDLQKAMQAVKGLDLDYPVDFVNFR, from the coding sequence ATGGCGGCAGAATTTAGCTTCGACATTGTTTCGCGAGTTGACAAACAAGAGGTGCGCAACGCGGTGGACCAGGCTCAAAAGGAGCTGGGCAATCGCTGGGACCTCAAGAACACCAACACCGAGATCGAGTTTGAGAAGGATGAGATTGAGCTGGTGGCGGGCGACGAAATGAAGCTGCAGATGGTGCGAGACATTCTGTTGAGCAAGTTCATCAAGCGCAGTATCGATCCGCGGCAGGTTGATTTTGGCAAGGAAGAACCGGCCAGCGGCATGACCGTGCGGCAAAAGGTGACCTTTAAGGTGGGGATCGAGCAGCAGAAAGCCAAGGCGTTGGTGAAGCAGATCAAGGATACTGGGATGAAGGTGAACGCCCAGATTCAAGGCGAAGAGGTCCGTGTTTCGGGCAAAAGCAAGGACGACTTGCAAAAGGCGATGCAGGCGGTCAAGGGTCTCGACCTGGATTACCCGGTCGATTTTGTGAACTTCCGATGA
- a CDS encoding MTAP family purine nucleoside phosphorylase translates to MKTPDYMLIGGSGIGSRLEKLAGPRVAIPCEGGVIKGRMVTLGGKSVLAVQRHSGGHKTPPHLVNYAAFAKAAAQLGVKGVFATAAVGSLVPTWTPGTFVICSDFLDASCRQTTVFDRTVVHRDFTHPFDPSLRQALIDAAKRANEKVEERGVYMTLNGPRYETPAEIKMLQSWGAELVGMTASTEAIVMRECMVPYCCFAVVTNLAAGISETELDHSEVLDVMEARGGKVLQLIESAIAGLG, encoded by the coding sequence TTGAAGACTCCTGATTACATGCTCATCGGCGGCTCGGGCATTGGGTCACGCCTAGAGAAACTCGCGGGTCCGCGCGTGGCCATCCCCTGCGAAGGCGGGGTGATCAAAGGCCGAATGGTGACGCTCGGCGGCAAGAGCGTGCTCGCTGTGCAGCGCCACTCCGGCGGGCACAAAACACCGCCGCACCTGGTGAACTACGCCGCCTTTGCCAAGGCCGCCGCTCAGCTCGGCGTCAAGGGCGTGTTCGCCACTGCCGCCGTCGGAAGCCTCGTGCCGACCTGGACGCCAGGAACCTTTGTGATTTGTAGCGACTTCCTCGATGCGAGTTGTCGACAAACGACCGTGTTCGATCGCACGGTGGTGCACCGCGACTTTACGCATCCTTTTGATCCAAGTTTGCGCCAGGCCCTGATCGACGCCGCCAAGAGGGCCAACGAAAAGGTCGAGGAGCGCGGCGTTTACATGACGCTGAATGGACCGCGCTATGAGACTCCCGCCGAGATCAAGATGCTGCAAAGCTGGGGGGCGGAACTGGTCGGCATGACCGCCAGCACAGAGGCCATCGTGATGCGAGAATGCATGGTGCCTTACTGCTGTTTCGCCGTCGTCACCAATCTGGCGGCGGGAATCAGCGAGACCGAACTCGATCACAGCGAAGTGCTGGATGTCATGGAGGCGCGAGGCGGCAAGGTCTTGCAACTCATCGAATCGGCCATCGCAGGGCTAGGTTGA
- a CDS encoding VOC family protein — protein sequence MGSPFQLTGIHHVTAMASDPQANINFYEGVLGLRLVKVTINYDDPSMVHLYYANGNAEVGSTLTFFPIPGMRQGVSGRGAARSLTYSVPTGTVPAWQDYLASEGVATLLNEAGEVVLRDPDGMEVRLRPSAEAPDLYSGGRRPLELAPQRIVGVELHSFKPAETQRFLTGLGATEDLVLADGAQVSLVPASNQTSLNPGAGTFHHVAFTSSQSIEDTHAAIIETGRHISPIMERDYFRSIYFREPGAVLFEVATLEPGFTFDEPLEALGTSVRIPDWLTLGRESVKNSLPELHHFDGNMILLG from the coding sequence ATGGGAAGCCCGTTTCAACTCACCGGAATCCACCACGTCACGGCCATGGCCAGCGATCCGCAGGCCAACATCAACTTCTACGAGGGCGTTCTCGGCCTGCGCCTGGTCAAGGTCACCATCAACTACGACGACCCGAGCATGGTGCACCTGTACTATGCCAACGGCAACGCCGAAGTCGGCAGCACGTTGACTTTCTTCCCGATTCCGGGCATGCGGCAAGGCGTGAGCGGACGCGGCGCGGCCCGGTCGCTGACCTATTCCGTGCCCACGGGCACCGTCCCGGCGTGGCAGGACTATTTGGCAAGCGAGGGGGTTGCAACCCTACTGAACGAAGCCGGCGAGGTAGTTCTACGAGACCCGGACGGCATGGAGGTTCGGCTTCGACCCTCGGCGGAAGCGCCCGATCTCTACTCCGGCGGTCGCCGGCCACTCGAACTCGCGCCGCAGCGCATTGTCGGCGTGGAACTGCATAGCTTCAAACCCGCCGAGACTCAGCGATTTCTCACCGGTCTTGGCGCAACCGAGGACTTGGTGCTGGCCGATGGCGCGCAGGTCTCTCTCGTGCCGGCGTCTAACCAAACTTCGCTCAATCCGGGGGCGGGCACCTTCCACCACGTCGCCTTTACGTCGAGTCAATCCATCGAGGACACGCATGCCGCGATCATCGAAACGGGACGCCACATCTCGCCGATCATGGAGCGCGACTACTTCCGCAGCATCTATTTCCGCGAGCCGGGAGCGGTGCTGTTTGAAGTGGCGACCCTGGAGCCTGGCTTTACTTTCGATGAGCCTTTAGAGGCCCTGGGCACGTCCGTACGAATACCAGATTGGCTGACCTTGGGGAGGGAAAGCGTGAAAAACAGTCTGCCCGAACTTCATCATTTCGACGGAAATATGATATTGTTAGGATAA
- a CDS encoding DNA-processing protein DprA → MDATELALALQLCRGIGSNTTTRALMRNQLLGYKAEGFCELNEATLVEEFKFTKTAANNWVANRTQLVSKAKELKSDLAKRGVRVASTMDALYPYSLEKFLDSPPALLFLYGNMRLLNTKTFAVMSSRKSPMAYLEQIEKLAEEGIEHSEVLVAGHDTKEYQRAAIVPLRWGSPRILVLDMGMFAALGENLDDEPFRTARLWRYKFDPQTDLVVSAINPVWTTHPAANSKRDGLIAGLAQRIDFAQVREGGNMDQLLQRALEVGKPVRVSDLNLQASEYRRKGAALIA, encoded by the coding sequence ATGGACGCCACGGAACTCGCGCTCGCCCTGCAACTCTGCCGCGGAATCGGTTCGAACACCACCACGCGCGCGCTGATGCGCAATCAGTTGCTCGGCTACAAGGCGGAAGGGTTCTGCGAACTCAACGAGGCAACCCTCGTCGAGGAATTCAAGTTCACCAAAACCGCCGCGAACAATTGGGTAGCAAATAGAACCCAATTGGTATCAAAAGCAAAGGAGCTTAAGAGCGACCTCGCCAAGCGCGGTGTGCGCGTCGCGAGCACCATGGACGCGCTCTATCCATATTCGCTGGAGAAGTTTCTCGATAGCCCGCCCGCGCTGCTCTTTCTCTACGGCAACATGCGCCTGCTCAACACGAAGACTTTCGCCGTCATGAGCTCGCGCAAGTCGCCGATGGCGTACCTGGAACAGATTGAGAAGCTCGCCGAAGAAGGCATTGAGCACTCCGAGGTGCTTGTCGCTGGGCACGATACCAAAGAGTATCAGCGAGCCGCGATTGTGCCGCTGCGCTGGGGATCGCCGCGCATTTTGGTGCTGGATATGGGCATGTTCGCCGCCCTCGGCGAGAACCTTGACGACGAACCGTTCCGCACCGCACGGCTGTGGCGATACAAATTCGATCCGCAAACCGATCTCGTGGTCAGCGCGATCAACCCGGTGTGGACGACTCACCCCGCGGCGAACAGCAAGCGGGACGGCCTCATCGCGGGGCTCGCGCAGCGCATCGACTTCGCGCAAGTGCGTGAGGGCGGCAACATGGATCAGCTACTTCAGCGGGCCCTGGAGGTGGGCAAGCCCGTAAGAGTGAGCGACCTCAACCTGCAAGCCAGCGAATACCGACGCAAGGGCGCGGCGCTTATTGCTTGA
- a CDS encoding phosphotransferase, whose amino-acid sequence MALTLVEQALIRPSGLNGGTNDYSADDLRYVVSQFQVDLPIYLDDFPEKGNINLHTYALETATGKQFLLQKVNSSVFTRPARVMDSMGACLDAQRRNLEAGAFWEPIELVPTRDGKSNFAISDEHGWSVWRLMHRIQRVVSFKSLAEVPADRRMFVAEQVGAGLAQFGDLTADMPVDLPSPLPGYRRTDIYFRQLDAALDDLRDPLEAAPYMPETEELREACGPHFFVKASPEVAAERQERARPWINFLQEHRPQAMRLYEALSAGKVRRTMIHGDTKIENFLFCQETLRVKALVDLDTIVSSTWLADYGDMVRSLVNVAGEKEPDLDRVQVNTEVYDAVQRGFLSAAPGITDAERALMHDAVISITMELGTRFLTDYLRGDTYFGVPASDPELNLTRAAVQLTLADRLMQIQK is encoded by the coding sequence ATGGCCTTGACTTTGGTGGAACAAGCCCTGATTCGTCCCAGCGGATTGAACGGCGGAACGAACGACTACTCGGCGGACGACCTGCGCTATGTCGTGTCCCAGTTCCAGGTCGATCTGCCGATCTACCTGGACGATTTCCCCGAAAAGGGCAACATCAATCTGCATACCTACGCATTGGAAACCGCCACGGGCAAGCAGTTCCTTTTGCAAAAGGTGAATAGCAGTGTGTTTACGCGGCCCGCGCGGGTGATGGACTCGATGGGGGCGTGCCTCGATGCCCAGCGACGAAATCTGGAGGCGGGCGCATTTTGGGAGCCGATCGAATTGGTCCCGACTCGCGACGGCAAGTCCAACTTCGCGATCAGCGACGAGCACGGCTGGTCGGTCTGGCGATTAATGCACCGCATTCAGCGGGTCGTGAGCTTTAAGAGCCTCGCCGAAGTGCCCGCCGATCGCCGCATGTTCGTGGCCGAGCAGGTTGGCGCGGGTCTGGCCCAGTTTGGCGACCTGACTGCCGACATGCCAGTGGACCTCCCGAGCCCGCTGCCCGGATACCGACGCACGGATATCTACTTCCGTCAACTTGACGCCGCGCTTGACGATCTGCGCGACCCGTTGGAAGCGGCGCCCTACATGCCCGAAACCGAAGAACTCCGCGAGGCCTGCGGCCCGCACTTCTTTGTCAAGGCGAGTCCCGAGGTTGCCGCCGAGCGGCAAGAACGCGCGCGGCCCTGGATCAATTTTCTGCAAGAGCATCGCCCGCAGGCCATGCGGCTTTACGAAGCTCTGTCAGCAGGCAAGGTCCGCCGCACCATGATTCACGGCGACACGAAGATTGAGAACTTTCTGTTCTGCCAGGAGACGCTGCGCGTGAAGGCGCTGGTGGACTTGGACACGATTGTCAGCAGCACGTGGCTGGCCGATTACGGCGACATGGTGCGTTCGCTGGTGAATGTGGCCGGTGAAAAGGAACCCGACCTCGACCGGGTTCAGGTGAACACCGAGGTCTACGACGCGGTTCAGCGCGGCTTCTTGAGCGCGGCTCCGGGCATCACGGATGCCGAGCGCGCCTTGATGCACGACGCGGTAATCAGCATCACGATGGAACTGGGCACGCGGTTCTTGACCGATTACCTGCGCGGTGATACGTACTTTGGGGTGCCCGCCAGCGATCCAGAACTGAACCTCACTCGAGCGGCCGTGCAGTTGACTCTCGCGGATCGATTGATGCAGATTCAGAAGTAG
- the recN gene encoding DNA repair protein RecN codes for MIVELVIENFALIHRACLRLREGFTAISGETGVGKSLVLQAIQLVLGGRADYGLVRDGASAGLVGMTLDLGDNPGLRERLLEHGIVLEDSMLFLQRQISSDGKSVCRVNGKQVPAMVLRQVGELTVQIHAQHDHQLLSSAERPMEILDLYIGQEARRLRGLVEAEYQELRRLEVARDGLVTSAREREQRMDLLRYQVEEISGAGVCVGELDRLVGELARVRHLSKLEEHLAQLDQLLEGEEGSALGSLRLAARSAHAVEQIDGEFAAIRAGLDETLICAEESFRSIQQYRSQLEIDPARLAELEDRTEAIRRLRRKYGDSELEIIAFGDAAAIELAQLENAEFALAAMDEQVQRSAEALDEVCVALTDLRTAAAPRMAEDVARHLGDLGLASAVFVVSVAAGGLGITGRDAVSLQFSANPGSAPRDIVKIASGGEMARVMLAVQAMLAHREGIPTLIFDEVDTGLSGRAAAAVGRKLAELAGSGQVMAVSHLAQVVCHAEHHFRIDKAQGEGHTHTVVEALEGTTRIEEVARLLSGDEVGETALRNAEALLGVG; via the coding sequence ATGATCGTCGAATTGGTCATCGAGAATTTTGCCCTGATCCATCGGGCCTGCCTGCGATTGCGCGAGGGATTCACCGCCATAAGCGGCGAAACGGGTGTCGGCAAATCGCTGGTATTGCAAGCCATTCAGCTCGTGCTCGGCGGGCGCGCAGACTACGGGTTGGTGCGGGACGGGGCGTCGGCCGGCTTGGTCGGAATGACTCTGGACTTGGGCGATAATCCCGGTTTGCGGGAGCGTTTGCTGGAGCACGGGATTGTGCTCGAAGACTCGATGCTGTTTTTGCAGCGGCAGATTTCGTCCGACGGGAAGTCGGTTTGCCGCGTCAACGGCAAGCAAGTGCCGGCGATGGTGCTACGTCAAGTTGGCGAACTCACGGTGCAGATTCATGCGCAGCACGATCACCAACTGCTTTCCTCGGCGGAGCGGCCGATGGAGATTCTGGACCTGTATATCGGTCAGGAAGCGCGCCGCTTGCGGGGTTTAGTCGAGGCGGAGTATCAGGAGTTGCGGCGGCTGGAGGTGGCCCGGGACGGGTTGGTGACGTCGGCTCGCGAACGCGAGCAGCGCATGGACTTGCTTCGCTATCAAGTTGAGGAGATTTCGGGGGCTGGCGTGTGCGTGGGCGAACTCGACCGACTGGTGGGGGAGTTGGCGCGGGTGCGGCACCTTTCTAAACTCGAAGAGCATTTGGCCCAGCTCGACCAGTTACTCGAAGGGGAGGAAGGGTCGGCGCTCGGCTCGTTGCGGCTTGCGGCGCGCTCAGCGCACGCGGTGGAGCAGATTGATGGCGAGTTCGCGGCGATTCGGGCCGGGCTGGACGAAACGCTCATCTGCGCGGAGGAGAGCTTCCGTTCGATTCAGCAGTACCGAAGTCAATTGGAGATCGACCCGGCGCGCCTCGCCGAGCTTGAGGATCGGACCGAAGCGATTCGTCGCCTGCGCCGGAAGTACGGCGACTCGGAGTTGGAGATCATCGCCTTTGGGGATGCGGCGGCGATCGAGCTGGCGCAACTGGAGAACGCCGAGTTTGCCCTGGCGGCGATGGATGAACAAGTTCAGCGCTCGGCCGAGGCGCTCGATGAAGTGTGTGTGGCCCTGACCGACCTTCGGACGGCGGCGGCGCCGCGGATGGCTGAGGACGTGGCTCGCCACTTGGGCGATCTCGGTTTGGCCAGCGCCGTGTTCGTGGTGAGCGTTGCGGCGGGCGGGCTGGGCATTACCGGTCGCGATGCCGTTTCGTTGCAGTTCTCGGCGAACCCGGGATCCGCGCCACGCGACATCGTGAAGATCGCCAGCGGCGGCGAAATGGCGCGCGTGATGCTTGCCGTTCAGGCGATGCTCGCGCATCGCGAAGGAATTCCGACGTTGATCTTTGATGAGGTGGACACGGGCTTGAGCGGCCGGGCGGCGGCGGCGGTCGGTCGCAAGCTGGCTGAGCTCGCCGGCAGCGGGCAGGTGATGGCTGTCAGTCACCTAGCGCAGGTCGTGTGCCACGCGGAGCACCACTTCCGAATTGACAAGGCTCAAGGGGAGGGCCACACTCATACGGTCGTGGAGGCGCTTGAGGGCACGACCCGTATTGAAGAAGTGGCGAGGCTGCTGAGCGGCGACGAGGTCGGCGAGACCGCCTTGCGGAATGCGGAGGCGCTTTTGGGAGTCGGGTAG
- a CDS encoding helix-turn-helix domain-containing protein — translation MTPPPDSVTADVLSYREVGGVQFMAGKNLPGVVKPRHSHEFAFFNFVISGSAEEIVEAGPTVLYRPFEIHFHPRHEIHTSIVGKEGNIGFAVTPRSNDLDRLRRKGVDVSSRFVMGDDGREVARHFCHAFEAPAGRAEVWLMELYEKLLDVTMASRSGPGISVQPWLIQAREIMQETFRDPKSLKEIATMVGIHPVHLAQEFKKNYAETVGEYMRRLRLEEAKYWLGSSELSIAAVSKKLGFYDHAHFVKVFRTESGMTPSMYRQLSREAPTSELV, via the coding sequence ATGACGCCCCCGCCAGATTCAGTGACCGCCGACGTTCTCTCCTACCGCGAGGTGGGGGGAGTTCAGTTCATGGCGGGCAAGAATCTGCCGGGGGTCGTCAAGCCGCGACACTCGCATGAGTTTGCGTTCTTTAATTTCGTGATTTCCGGCAGTGCCGAAGAAATCGTCGAGGCGGGTCCGACAGTGCTCTATCGCCCGTTTGAGATTCACTTCCACCCCCGCCACGAAATCCACACCTCCATTGTCGGCAAGGAAGGCAACATCGGCTTTGCCGTGACCCCGCGCTCTAACGACCTAGATCGCCTGCGCCGCAAAGGCGTGGACGTTTCGTCGCGGTTTGTCATGGGCGATGACGGGCGCGAGGTCGCACGTCACTTCTGCCACGCCTTTGAGGCCCCCGCTGGTCGCGCCGAAGTGTGGCTCATGGAGCTTTACGAAAAGCTCCTCGACGTCACGATGGCATCGCGCAGCGGGCCCGGCATTTCCGTGCAACCCTGGCTGATCCAAGCCCGCGAGATTATGCAGGAAACGTTTCGCGACCCCAAAAGCCTCAAGGAGATCGCGACCATGGTCGGCATTCATCCGGTTCATCTGGCGCAGGAATTCAAGAAGAACTACGCCGAGACGGTGGGCGAATACATGCGTCGCCTGCGCCTGGAAGAGGCCAAGTATTGGCTTGGCTCATCGGAGCTCAGTATCGCGGCCGTGAGCAAGAAACTCGGCTTCTACGATCACGCGCACTTTGTCAAGGTGTTCCGCACCGAGTCGGGCATGACCCCGAGCATGTATCGTCAGCTGAGCCGCGAGGCGCCTACCAGCGAATTGGTGTAA
- a CDS encoding PEP-CTERM sorting domain-containing protein yields the protein MKLRLVSILAIATSISFAADMTADFSIVNGNPNGAWSYGYKSNLAGSFNALTNTSTVNFGSGTFDVWNTPLVPDLHVAQLTSGTMNGYNGGVGGVAVGETTMHGGPNGELSTTRFTVGASGLYNLSGFFKSGDALGSVYGNIDGYLYHNSTVLYSTLNTGVTQSFSLSSVSLLAGDTLDLMVGMGQDQYFYDTTPVNLTITAVPEPGTIAVLGLGAVALLRRRKSA from the coding sequence ATGAAACTTCGACTCGTTTCGATTCTTGCAATCGCGACTTCGATTTCGTTTGCGGCCGACATGACTGCAGACTTCTCGATCGTGAATGGCAACCCCAATGGCGCATGGAGCTACGGCTACAAGAGCAATCTGGCGGGCTCGTTCAATGCTCTCACGAACACAAGCACCGTGAACTTCGGCTCTGGCACCTTTGACGTTTGGAACACGCCGTTGGTCCCCGATCTTCATGTCGCGCAGTTGACCTCCGGCACAATGAACGGCTACAACGGGGGAGTCGGTGGCGTGGCCGTCGGCGAAACCACCATGCACGGCGGTCCGAACGGCGAGCTTTCGACGACCCGATTCACGGTCGGCGCAAGTGGCCTTTACAACCTCAGCGGCTTCTTCAAGTCGGGCGACGCGCTTGGTAGCGTGTACGGCAACATCGACGGCTACCTTTACCATAACTCGACGGTGCTGTATAGCACTCTGAATACCGGTGTGACCCAAAGCTTCAGCCTCAGCTCGGTGTCGCTGTTGGCCGGGGACACGCTTGATCTGATGGTCGGGATGGGTCAAGATCAGTACTTCTATGACACGACCCCGGTGAACCTGACGATTACTGCGGTGCCTGAACCCGGCACGATCGCCGTGCTCGGACTCGGCGCCGTGGCACTGTTGCGACGACGCAAGTCGGCTTAA
- a CDS encoding serine hydrolase, whose protein sequence is MKAALLAILLLSAAIAPAQDLAPLQAKLNKICKGFQGRMGYSLKVLKTGKQISFNGDERFPSASTIKTGVALAALQMVDEGKMKMSDKRALPPPAGRESSMWSFFFRDGLKLDLDGWVNLMVTVSDNTATMVVRDWLGTMEVNRRLAALGLANTKILGNAPKEEVMIQRLRRQFGMGMTTPNEMNRLLELIYQRKAGSPAVCEKMVRILSHQYWDDWIGGSVPPGVTCASKSGAISRSRSDTAIVFSPTNPYILTIYTDSQKDRRWASDNEGDASLKKMAGMIWNHLHPNSPYTMPAGYDKFYPTGGGVEDS, encoded by the coding sequence ATGAAGGCCGCGCTACTTGCCATCTTGCTTCTATCGGCGGCCATTGCTCCGGCGCAAGACTTGGCGCCATTGCAGGCCAAACTGAACAAGATTTGCAAAGGATTTCAGGGGCGGATGGGCTACTCGCTGAAGGTCCTCAAGACCGGAAAACAGATTTCCTTTAATGGCGACGAGCGATTTCCCTCGGCGAGCACCATCAAAACCGGGGTCGCCCTCGCCGCGCTCCAGATGGTTGACGAAGGCAAGATGAAAATGTCCGACAAGCGAGCGCTCCCGCCGCCGGCGGGTCGCGAAAGCAGCATGTGGTCGTTCTTCTTCCGGGACGGATTGAAGCTGGATTTGGACGGCTGGGTGAACCTGATGGTGACGGTGAGCGATAACACCGCGACCATGGTGGTGCGCGATTGGCTCGGCACGATGGAAGTGAATCGCCGGCTCGCAGCGCTGGGCCTCGCGAATACAAAGATTCTCGGCAACGCGCCAAAAGAGGAGGTCATGATTCAGCGGCTGCGACGACAGTTCGGGATGGGTATGACCACGCCCAACGAGATGAACCGCCTCCTTGAATTGATCTATCAACGAAAAGCAGGGAGCCCGGCCGTGTGCGAGAAAATGGTCCGCATCCTCTCGCACCAATATTGGGATGATTGGATCGGGGGCAGCGTGCCGCCGGGCGTCACTTGCGCGAGCAAGTCGGGCGCGATCAGCCGGAGCCGTAGCGACACGGCGATCGTCTTCTCGCCTACGAATCCCTACATTCTCACGATCTATACCGACTCGCAAAAGGACCGTCGCTGGGCGTCAGACAACGAAGGGGATGCTTCCCTCAAGAAGATGGCTGGCATGATATGGAACCACTTGCATCCAAATTCACCCTACACCATGCCCGCGGGCTACGACAAGTTCTATCCCACCGGAGGCGGCGTTGAAGACTCCTGA